Genomic segment of Streptomyces longhuiensis:
CCCGAGGCGTACACCGTCTTCACCACCCCGTCGACGTCCACGAGTCGTCGGGAGAAGTCCTTGATCGCGTCGTTAAGGCGTCCGTTGGCTCTCATGCCGACAGCGTGAACTGGCCTGCCCGCACAAGGTGATAGGCCAGATCGCCATGTAGAGGGGTAATCTCGCCATAGGCGTGATGGTGAGGAGGCGAGCGTGAGCGCGCTGCGGGTCGGTGTCCTGGCCTATCCGGGCTGCTTCGCGTCCGAGGTGTTCGGCGTACCCGATCTATTGACGATGGCCACGCACGTTGCCGGCCCGGACCACGCCGGATACGAAGTGTCGGTCGTTTCGTCGCGACGTCATGTCACCGCATCGGGCGGTGCAGCACTGACTGTCTCTCCGCTGCGCGAGGTCGACATCCTTGTCGTGCCAGGGTTCGAGCTTCTGCCGGGCCTCGACGTGGACGCGAAGCTCGCGTCCCTCGCCCCAGAAGTCGCCGCAATCCACTCACATACTGCCGCAGGCCATGTCGTCGTCTCGATCTGTGTCGGGGCGTTCCTGCTCGCCGAAGCTGGACTGCTCAAGGGGCGCCGCGCTACGACGTCATGGCTCTTCGCGGACGAATTGGCTCGACGCTGTCCTGACGCTGATGTCCGACCCGAACGTCTCGTCGTCACCGACAAGGGGGTGACGACGACGGCGGCCTTCAGTGCCATGTACGACTTCGCGCTGGAGCTGATCCGCCAGCACAGCGGTGCCGGCGTGGCGCGGGCGACCGCGCGTGTGGCGCTCGTCGACGATGCGCGATCGTCTCAGACCCCGTACGTTGACGTGCGACTTCTTCCACAGCCTGGAAACGAGTTCTCCCGCAGGGTCATGCGCTGGCTCGACCAGAACCTTGCCGCCCGATACGACCTCGCCGCGTTGTCGGACACATTCAATGTCAGCACTCGAACGCTGCTGCGGCGCTTCGCAGACGAGACAGGCCAGAGTCCGCTGCAGTACCTGCGATCGTCGCGCGTCCATCGCGCCAGACACCTCCTTGAGACCACGGACCGAACGGTCGCCAGCATCTCTGCAACGATCGGGTACAGAGACCCCGGCACCTTCGCTGTTCTCTTCGCCAAACACACCGGACGACGACCAAGGGACTACCGCGCAGCCTTCCGGCGTGGCGCCAACTGATGACGACCTTCCCTTGGGGCGATGTGTATTCGTATTCGGAGAAATAGAGAGACCTGCGGGTCGGTTGAGGTTGCTCAGGCTGCGTGAGCCTCGGGGCGTTCGACGAGGTGGCCGCGTTCCAAGCGGGCTCCGGCGCGGACGAGGGCGACGAGGTGGGGTGATTCGCGGCCCGCCAGCGGGCCTGGGCGGACTCGACGAGTTTGAAGACCATCGCGAGGGCGGCGGCCGCGCTGCCGGCTCCCCGAGTGACCTTGGTCCGTAGCCGGACCGTCGAGAACGTCGACTCGATCGGGTATGTCCTCCAGCGTGCTCAGTACCCGGATCGAGGAACTGTCCGGCGCCCGCCTGCTCGCCCTGGACAGCGATGGCTACCGCCTCACCCAGCTCGGCCAGGATCTCGTCGAGGCGCTGAGCCCGCTGGACGCCTGGAGTCGACGTTGGGCCGAGGAAACGGGACCCGCGACGACAGGAGGGCTGGAATGATCACCGCATGGCTGGTCTGTTCACGGCAGCGGTGCCGTCCTGGATAGCTCCCTTCAGCGGCTGAGCCCGCGCCAGTTCGGCAAGTCGGTGACCTCGTTGCGACGTCGGGGAGTTGACGCTGCACGCCGGGGTCGGCCATAGGGCCTACCGCTGGAGGACCCAGTACTCCTGGTCACGGCGTACTGGCGAACCAACTTGACGCTGCGCCACCTTGCCCCGCTGTTCGGGGTCTCAAAGTCGTCAGCCGACCGCATCGTCGACCACCTCGGCCCTCTGCTCACACTCCAGCCCCGCATAAGGTTCCGCAAAGACACCGTGCTCATCGTGGACGGAACCCTGGTACCCGCCCGCGACCACAAGGTGGCTGAACAGTCCAAGAATTTCCGGTACTCCACCAACCATCAGGTTGTCGTCGACGCGGACAGCCGCCTGGTCGTCGCGGTCGGCCGTCCCCTTCCCGGCAACCGCGCGACTGTAAAGCATGGGAGGAATCCGCGGCGAAGGCCTCCGTCGGCAAGACCATGATCCTGCGTGACTGCCGCCACAAGGTGGACGGCGTTTCTCACGCGATGAGCGGCATCGCTCGACTGCACAACCTCGCCCTCGCTGGGTAGGCCGACGGGCCCCAACCGCCCACTGCCGGGCCCACACTCACCCGGAGATCATTTGCGGGACAAGCCTTGTGCAGGACGCAGTCACTCGTGGATTCTTGGTCCCCGTGACCGACACAACGAGCGAAACCCCTTGGCCCGGAGCGATCAGCGCCATCACCTTGTTCACCGAGGATCTGGAAGCCACGAAGGAGTTCTACCGTGATGTGTTCCGCCTTCCGGTGACCTTCGAGAACGACAACTCGGCCGTTTTCAGCTTCGGGAACACCATCATCAACCTGCTGCGGTCCACCGCAGCACACGAGTTGATCGGCCCCGCGCGCGTAGCTGCTCCGGACGCCGGATCCCGCATGCAGTTCACCCTCCCCGTGGACGATGTGGACGCGATGTGCAAAGCCCTGACAGCCCGCGGCGTGACGCTGCTGAATGGCCCGATGGACCGGCCCTGGGGGATTCGGACAGCCAGCTTCCGTGACCCGGGCGGCCACGTCTGGGAGATCGCGCAGTGAGTCGGGCCTGCAGGAAGATGCCCGCGTCGCGTTCGGCCACGACGATGGCGTGTCCCACTATTCCCGCGAAGGCGCCAAGCTCCCACCTCGATGCAAGCGCTGCGCATCCACCTCGCAGCCTGGCCTAGAGTGCTCGTCCTGGCCAACTCGGTTTGTGGAACAGCCTGTTGGCTCAGTCTCTGGGGAGGAGGGTTCCGAGTGGACCGAGGTCGAGATTGAGGTCCTCCGGGCTCAGTCCGTGCTGCTCACAGAGTTCCGTCATGCGCTGATCGAGCAGCATGAGCGTGGTGCCGATCTCGTCAACCTGTTTCTCGCTGAGGTCGCCCTGCTCCACACGCCGGATCGCTTGCCGCTCCATCAACTGCCGCAGGAGTTCCACCACGGTCAGGACGAGAGCGACGAGGTCACGCCCCATCTGGTCGGAGTCCAGGTCGAGACGAGGGCCGCCGGTCACAGAGGGCCTCCGTCCGCCCAAGGTGCCGGAACTCGCTCGTTGACGGATGACAGCAGAGCATGGAGCGAGAGCCGGATGAGCGGAACATCTGCGATTGCGATGACCAGGTCTCCGCTGACCACCACACCGGTCGCCAGGAGGCGATCAAGTAGGTCGACGAGTGGCACTCCGATAGGACCTTGCAGCGGTTCGGGGCTGTCCCAAGGCACCAATGCTTGCGTCATGGCCTATACCTCACCGACGAATGAATAGGGAACCCAGGGCCCCGACAGATCGATCCGCACCCCGGTCCGCTCACGCAGCGTCCGCGTCAGCAGGGCGAGATCATCGGCTCGGTGGTCCGCCACAAGATAGGTGGCGTTGAGGACTTGGACGTGACGTTGTCCGGTCAGTTGAAGAGCTTGCGGTCGAAGCCTGCGGAACGCGGTGGCAAGGCCGCGGACTTCAGTGTCCACAGTTTCAGCGATGCGGAGAGCCTCGTCACGGTGCTGTTCCCGACGCCGCTGGATCCCCCGCTTGCGGTCCAGATAGGCGAGACCAGCCCCAGGTGACGGACGAGTTCGCTCTGAGGGCGTGGCGGCCAGGGGTGCAGTAGCCACGGTGTCATCGGCGGCCTCTTCGGGCGCGTAGACCTTCACGCCCCACTCGGCATGGTGCGCGATACGCCGGAGAACGGTATGGAACCGTTCAGCCTCGTCAGTCAGGCCTTGCCGTGCCCTCTCGTCGTCGAGGTACAGAGTGGCCAGCGGGAGGGGGACGGTGGGGCAGCAGGCGGCGGTGGCGGACACAACTTCGTGATGCGCGCGGGCGTAGCGCTCCAGCTCACGTTGGTCGGACAGGCGGCTCTGCCAGGCTTGATCTGTGAAGTCGGCAGCGTCGACGGACTGCACGACGGCTGTGAGTGTTCCGAGCGGCAGCGCGCGCATCTCCTCGCCGCCGACGCCCGGGAGACCGGTGAAGGCCTCCGGATCCACACCACGGCAGACCGCGAAGACATAAGTGGCGAGGGTGTCCGAGCCCTCCGGGCTGCGCTCGGTCATGTGGTTCGCCTCTTCTTCGTCTTCACGGGTGCGGCTTCGTCGGGAGCACCGGGTGGGTCACCCCCATCTGTGCTGGACTCCAACGCGTCCAGACGTCGGCGCAGCTCACGGTTCTCGTCCCGCAAGGCGTTGCGGGAGGCTCGTGAACTCAGGGCTGGGTCGGTTTCCCACCAGTCGATTCCCGCCTTCTTTGCGGTATCCACGGATGCAACGAAGAGACGGAGACGGATGGTGAGCAGCTCGATGTCGAGGAGATCGATCTTGATGTCGCCGGCGATGACGATTCCCTTGTCCAGCACCCGTTCGAGAATGTCGGCCAGGTTGGCGGACTGTGGTCCGGAGATCGGAGAGCCTGCCTGCCTGAAGTCCACCTCAGACACGGCTGCGCCTCCTTGCTCCACGCTTCCTTGAGGGTGCCTCGTCCTCTTCTTCCTCCTCGTCCTCTTCTTCCTCCTCGTCCTCTTCTTCCTCCTCTTCGTCTTCCTCGTACTCGTCGCCGGCGTCACCGTCTTCCTCGGTTTCGTCGTCTTCCTCGTCGTCGTATTCGTCTGCTAGTTCTTCGTCCTCCGGCTCCTCTTCGTTGTCGGCGTACTCGTCCTCCTGCC
This window contains:
- a CDS encoding VOC family protein, producing MTDTTSETPWPGAISAITLFTEDLEATKEFYRDVFRLPVTFENDNSAVFSFGNTIINLLRSTAAHELIGPARVAAPDAGSRMQFTLPVDDVDAMCKALTARGVTLLNGPMDRPWGIRTASFRDPGGHVWEIAQ
- a CDS encoding gas vesicle protein, translated to MSEVDFRQAGSPISGPQSANLADILERVLDKGIVIAGDIKIDLLDIELLTIRLRLFVASVDTAKKAGIDWWETDPALSSRASRNALRDENRELRRRLDALESSTDGGDPPGAPDEAAPVKTKKRRTT
- a CDS encoding GlxA family transcriptional regulator, whose protein sequence is MSALRVGVLAYPGCFASEVFGVPDLLTMATHVAGPDHAGYEVSVVSSRRHVTASGGAALTVSPLREVDILVVPGFELLPGLDVDAKLASLAPEVAAIHSHTAAGHVVVSICVGAFLLAEAGLLKGRRATTSWLFADELARRCPDADVRPERLVVTDKGVTTTAAFSAMYDFALELIRQHSGAGVARATARVALVDDARSSQTPYVDVRLLPQPGNEFSRRVMRWLDQNLAARYDLAALSDTFNVSTRTLLRRFADETGQSPLQYLRSSRVHRARHLLETTDRTVASISATIGYRDPGTFAVLFAKHTGRRPRDYRAAFRRGAN
- a CDS encoding gas vesicle protein, whose product is MTQALVPWDSPEPLQGPIGVPLVDLLDRLLATGVVVSGDLVIAIADVPLIRLSLHALLSSVNERVPAPWADGGPL
- a CDS encoding GvpL/GvpF family gas vesicle protein encodes the protein MTERSPEGSDTLATYVFAVCRGVDPEAFTGLPGVGGEEMRALPLGTLTAVVQSVDAADFTDQAWQSRLSDQRELERYARAHHEVVSATAACCPTVPLPLATLYLDDERARQGLTDEAERFHTVLRRIAHHAEWGVKVYAPEEAADDTVATAPLAATPSERTRPSPGAGLAYLDRKRGIQRRREQHRDEALRIAETVDTEVRGLATAFRRLRPQALQLTGQRHVQVLNATYLVADHRADDLALLTRTLRERTGVRIDLSGPWVPYSFVGEV
- a CDS encoding gas vesicle protein K, producing the protein MTGGPRLDLDSDQMGRDLVALVLTVVELLRQLMERQAIRRVEQGDLSEKQVDEIGTTLMLLDQRMTELCEQHGLSPEDLNLDLGPLGTLLPRD